A window from Pararge aegeria chromosome 6, ilParAegt1.1, whole genome shotgun sequence encodes these proteins:
- the LOC120624477 gene encoding NADH dehydrogenase [ubiquinone] 1 beta subcomplex subunit 11, mitochondrial: protein MAALIKLRNISIVQRSLWNHISKASRNISTSKKNSDTVTHTATSECPEVPVPEDKNWVSYGFDYTSKEEDTNAHHSAFFFSVTLCLVFGSFAWAYAPDVHLRDWAQREAYLELHRREKTGLKPIDPNYVNPKSVKLPSEDELCDVEIII from the coding sequence ATGGCTGCTTTAATAAAACTTCGCAATATATCCATAGTACAAAGATCCCTTTGGAACCACATCTCCAAGGCGAGCCGTAACATTTCGACTTCGAAGAAGAATAGCGACACAGTAACACATACAGCGACTAGTGAATGCCCAGAAGTACCAGTACCAGAAGACAAAAATTGGGTCAGCTATGGATTCGATTACACAAGCAAGGAAGAAGATACGAACGCACATCACTCAGCATTCTTTTTTTCAGTGACTCTTTGCCTAGTATTTGGTAGTTTTGCATGGGCCTACGCTCCGGATGTCCATTTGAGAGACTGGGCTCAAAGAGAAGCTTACCTAGAACTGCACCGCCGTGAAAAAACAGGTCTTAAACCAATTGATCCTAATTATGTTAATCCAAAGTCTGTGAAGCTACCGTCAGAAGATGAACTTTGTGATGTTGAAATTATcatataa
- the LOC120624689 gene encoding uncharacterized protein LOC120624689 — protein MSLTIGGETKIDSEPCVVAWNNKLFVGTDTGSIFSFDSNLSPGASWTAHAVQLFALSANYGKVYSTSNDGGIRIWTSEGDKVSELPAPNADIESICLHEKYVYAGDEQGNIYVYENNSLIAQYNVLEEVKDIAISPPLMFTVRDLYVTVTEIKPEQSKDRFTTLHVMEGRAPLRVSGKHLVVTSRGGNNIQLHDIDLDSKFKKLHEVKVSDMIITSMSARDGVVWTGGWDGCAKRWKIDEEKLQPAGEINLGACINALVAVTGDTAYALLTGGKIICIKAA, from the exons gtgttGTGGCTTGGAATAATAAACTATTCGTCGGTACCGACACCGGCTCGATATTT TCTTTCGATTCAAATCTTTCACCGGGTGCTTCATGGACAGCGCATGCTGTGCAATTGTTTGCTTTGTCTGCAAATTATGGAAAGGTTTATTCAACTTCTAATGATGGAGGAATAAGAATATGGACCTCGGAAGGAGATAAGGTATCAGAGTTGCCGGCACCCAACGCTGACATAGAGTCAATATGCTTACATGAAAAATATGTGTATGCTGGCGACGAGCAAGGAAAC ATCTATGTATATGAAAACAACAGTTTAATAGCTCAATACAACGTTCTAGAGGAAGTAAAAGATATAGCAATAAGTCCACCGCTTATGTTCACTGTGCGTGATCTTTACGTAACTGTCACAGAAATTAAGCCTG AACAATCAAAAGATCGTTTCACAACCCTACATGTTATGGAGGGAAGGGCACCTTTGAGAGTATCTGGAAAGCACCTAGTTGTCACGTCTAGAGGTGGCAATAATATTCAGCTACACGACATTGATTTGGATAGCAAATTTAAGAAACTACACGAAGTCAag GTTAGTGACATGATAATTACGAGTATGTCAGCGAGGGATGGTGTAGTATGGACTGGAGGTTGGGACGGCTGCGCAAAGAGGTGGAAAATTGATGAAGAAAAACTACAACCTGCTGGAGAAATAAACTTAGGCGCCTGTATTAATGCCCTTGTTGCTGTTACTGGAGATACTGCTTATGCACTATTAACAGGCggtaaaattatatgtattaaagCAGCTTAA
- the LOC120624800 gene encoding vesicle transport protein SEC20 encodes MNLKIGNRDFLKQKLDNPDITYQNFVKNVSKQECEVKAIIQDILECRDSMESLNELNEKGRSMIKLLREEIENLHAYVNNSGDEKYIDELSSKRHHLAELLKEFKEANISSMFAIEKAQREDLLQAGIGEESVVKHRKKKVDSDGLLNMSTGVTDQLLSISRQLAATTQRSQDTLDSLVSSSSTVHGTQAELQNTGSTITQSSKLLKKYGRREFTDKVIMFFAFLFFLAVCLYIVQKRLF; translated from the exons atgaatttaaaaataggcAATCGGGACTTTCTCAAACAAAAATTAGATAATCCAGACATAACGTACCAAAATTTCGTAAAGAATGTTTCCAAACAGGAGTGTGAAGTGAAAGCTATAATCCAG gatATATTAGAATGCAGAGATTCAATGGAGTCATTAAATGAGTTGAATGAAAAAGGCAGAtcaatgataaaattattgaggGAAGAAATAGAAAATTTGCATGCATATGTGAATAATTCAGgagatgaaaaatatattgatgAATTATCTTCTAAACGACATCATTTGGCTGA GTTATTAAAGGAATTTAAGGaagccaatatcagcagcatgtTTGCTATTGAGAAAGCTCAGAGAGAAGACCTGCTTCAGGCTGGAATTGGTGAAGAGAGTGTAGTTAAGCATAGAAAGAAAAAAGTTGATAGTGATGGCCTTTTGAACATGTCCACag GTGTAACAGACCAACTGCTTTCTATTAGTCGACAACTGGCAGCAACAACACAGAGGAGTCAGGACACTTTGGACAGTTTAGTTTCATCGAGTTCTACAGTTCAT gGTACACAAGCAGAACTTCAGAATACAGGGAGCACTATTACCCAATCGAGCAAATTACTAAAGAAATATGGGCGACGAGAGTTTACAGATAAAGTGATAATGTTTTTTGCATTTCTGTTCTTCTTAGCTGTTTGCTTATACATCGTTCAGaagagattattttaa
- the LOC120624417 gene encoding RNA-splicing ligase RtcB homolog: MVVRQYNEELKYLEKINPHCWKIKKGFQPNMNVEGVFYVNSTLEKLMLDELRNSCRPGMTGGFLPGVKQIANVAALPGIVGKSVGLPDIHSGYGFAIGNMAAFDVSDPTSIVSPGGVGFDINCGVRLLRTNLHEKDVLPVKEQLAQSLFDHIPVGVGSKGIIPMNARDLEEALEMGMDWSLREGYVWAEDKEHCEEYGRMLNADPSKVSLRAKKRGLPQLGTLGAGNHYAEIQVVDEIYDKFAAGKMGLERMGQVVVMIHSGSRGFGHQVATDALVQMEKAMKRDQINVNDRQLACARINSVEGQDYLKSMAAAANFAWVNRSSMTFLTRQAFAKQFKMAPDDLDMHVIYDVSHNIAKTEEHVIDGKAKTLLVHRKGSTRAFPPHHPLIPVDYQLTGQPVLIGGSMGTCSYVLTGTHQGMTETFGSTCHGAGRALSRAKSRRNIDYKEVLVKLEEMGISIRVASPKLVMEEAPESYKNVTDVVNTCHAAGISKKTVKLRPIAVIKG; this comes from the exons ATGGTCGTCCGTCAgtataatgaggaattgaagtACTTGGAGAAGATAAATCCCCAttgctggaaaattaaaaaaggattCCAACCGAACATGAACGTAGAAGgtgtattttatgtaaatagcaCACTGGAAAAACTAATGTTGGatgaattaagaaattcatgCCGGCCCGGTATGACGGGGGGATTTCTACCTGGCGTCAAGCAAATAGCAAATGTTGCAGCTTTACCAGGTATCGTGGGCAAGTCTGTTGGCTTGCCGGATATACACTCAGGATATGGTTTTGCAATAG gcAACATGGCAGCATTTGATGTATCTGATCCAACTTCAATTGTGTCTCCTGGAGGAGTGGGTTTTGATATCAACTGTGGTGTCAGACTTCTTAGGACTAACTTGCATGAAAAAGATGTGCTGCCAGTAAAG gaACAATTAGCTCAGAGTCTTTTTGATCATATACCTGTTGGTGTGGGTTCTAAAGGAATTATTCCTATGAATGCAAGAGATTTAGAAGAGGCGTTGGAAATGGGCATGGATTGGTCGCTGAGAGAAGGGTATGTGTGGGCTGAAGACAAGGAACATTGTGAAGAATATGGACGTATGTTAAATGCTGATCCATCTAAAGTCAGCCTGAGGGCAAAAAAAAGAGGTTTGCCACAACTGGGTACTCTAGGTGCTGGGAATCATTATGCTGAAATACAAGTGGTTGATGAAATTTATGACAAATTTGCTGCTGGTAAAATGGGTCTTGAAAGAATGGGTCAAGTTGTTGTTATGATCCACTCTGGAAGTAGAGGTTTTGGACATCAAGTTGCCACGGATGCTTTAGTTCAAATGGAAAAAGCCATGAAAAGGGATCAAATTAATGTGAATGACAGACAACTTGCATGTGCAAGGATAAATTCGGTTGAAGGTCAAGACTATTTAAAATCCATGGCAGCTGCAGCAAACTTTGCATGGGTCAATCGGAGTTCCATGACATTCTTGACTCGCCAGGCTTTTGCAAAGCAATTCAAAATGGCCCCTGATGATTTAGATATGCATGTAATTTATGATGTATCACACAATATTGCTAAAACCGAAGAACATGTTATAGATGGAAAAGCGAAGACCTTACTAGTCCATAGAAAG GGTTCTACAAGGGCATTCCCTCCACACCATCCATTAATACCAGTTGACTACCAGCTGACTGGACAGCCTGTTTTAATTGGAGGATCTATGGGAACATGCAGTTATGTGCTTACGGGTACTCACCAGGGTATGACAGAAACATTTGGATCTACTTGTCATGGAGCT gGTCGCGCTCTCTCTCGTGCTAAGTCGAGGCGTAACATTGACTACAAGGAAGTTTTGGTAAAACTAGAGGAAATGGGTATTTCTATCAGGGTTGCTTCGCCTAAGTTGGTTATGGAAGAAGCTCCTGAGTCGTATAAAAATGTGACTGATGTTGTTAATACTTGTCATGCTGCtggaataagtaaaaaaactgttaaattaCGACCAATTGCTGTAATCAAAGGCTGA
- the LOC120624416 gene encoding glycerol kinase-like produces the protein MREFGKFGPIIGAIDEGTSNVKFLVFAANTSEVLTYHQVALKRFSPQEGWVEQDALEILSAVLECIEVTVDNLKKLDINPEDVVGIGITNQRETTIVWNSSNGEPLYSAIVWLDVRTSSIVDDLLKTKGAQCINAVTQTSGLPLSTYFSSVKLKWLLQNVSAIKDAVTNGVCMAGTVDAWLIWNLTGGSRGGVHATDVTNASRTQLMSLKSLQWDKGLLRFFDIPIQILPKIKSCAEIYGYIATGSLLGTPIAGCLGDQQAALVGQNCMNFGQVKCTYGTGCFLLYNTGESIVHSQNGLLTTVAYKLGPNSPAIYALEGSVAIAGDTLQWLQDSLGIINDVSETESQASQVTDDDEGSICFVPAFNGLYSPHWRKDARGVMCGLSSKTQRQHVVRAALEAVCQQTRAVADAMAADCAPLRRLLADGGMAQNSALMQLQADLLAIPVIRPLMMESTALGAAIVAGRALRVWPASTPSPPADTFMPGISNEDREIRKVRWEAALDKCLGWVSEENEGKQYKLDEVDYTTSVLPSGLFFLGTALLVILADKLKIT, from the exons ATGCGTGAATTTGGGAAATTTGGCCCTATAATTGGTGCCATTGACGAGGGTACATCTAATGTAAAATTTTTG GTTTTTGCTGCAAATACATCGGAAGTGCTGACTTATCACCAAGTAGCATTGAAACGATTTAGTCCACAAGAAGGATGGGTGGAACAAGATGCATTAGAAATTTTGAGTGCTGTTTTGGAATGTATCGAA GTTACAGTAGACAATTTGAAAAAACTTGATATTAATCCTGAAGATGTTGTGGGTATTGGAATCACTAACCAAAGAGAAACTACTATAGTATGGAACTCATCTAATGGAGAACCTCTTTACAGTGCCATTG tgTGGTTAGACGTAAGAACGTCGAGTATTGTTGATGATCTTCTTAAAACCAAAGGAGCACAGTGTATCAATGCTGTCACCCAGACAAGTGGGCTTCCATTATCTACATATTTCTCATCCGTAAAGCTAAAATGGCTACTACAGAATGTTTCAGCTATTAAAGATGCAGTTACTAATGGGGTGTGCATGGCAGGGACTGTGGATGCCTGGTTAATTTGG AATCTTACTGGTGGGAGCAGAGGGGGAGTGCATGCAACAGATGTCACAAATGCGTCTCGGACACAACTTATGTCATTAAAAAGCTTACAATGGGACAAAGGACTTTTACGTTTCTTTGACATTCCCATACAAATATTGCCAAAGATAAAAAGCTGTGCTGAAATTTATGGATATATTGCAACTGGTTCTCTACTTGGCACTCCAATTGCAGGg TGCTTAGGGGATCAGCAAGCAGCATTGGTTGGTCAAAATTGCATGAATTTTGGCCAGGTGAAATGCACTTATGGGACAGGTTGCTTTTTACTTTACAACACAG gTGAATCAATAGTTCACTCTCAAAATGGTCTACTTACAACAGTAGCTTATAAACTTGGGCCAAATTCTCCCGCGATCTACGCATTAGAGGGTTCAGTAGCGATAGCAG GCGACACGCTACAGTGGCTGCAAGATAGCTTGGGTATTATAAATGATGTCTCGGAAACTGAGTCGCAAGCATCACAAgtgactgatgatgatgaaggaagCATTTGTTTTGTGCCAGCATTTAATGGTTTATATTCACCTCATTGGAGAAAAGATGCGAGAGG CGTGATGTGTGGACTGAGCAGCAAGACTCAGCGGCAGCACGTGGTGCGCGCGGCGCTGGAGGCAGTGTGCCAACAGACACGCGCCGTGGCCGATGCCATGGCCGCCGACTGCGCGCCGTTGCGCCGCCTGCTTGCCGATGGTGGTATGGCGCAAAATTCCGCGCTCATGCAGCTGCAGGCAGATCTACTCGCTATACCTGTT atCCGCCCGTTAATGATGGAAAGTACGGCTCTTGGAGCAGCAATAGTGGCAGGTCGTGCTCTCCGAGTATGGCCAGCTAGTACACCCAGTCCACCTGCAGACACATTTATGCCAGGAATTTCAAATGAAG ATCGAGAAATACGCAAAGTTCGCTGGGAAGCAGCTTTGGACAAATGTTTGGGTTGGGTATCAGAAGAAAATGAGGGAAAACAATACAAACTTg ATGAGGTCGATTACACTACGTCAGTGTTACCATCAGGGCTATTTTTCCTCGGTACTGCACTGCTTGTTATTTTAGcagataaattgaaaattacgtAG